Proteins encoded together in one Mycobacterium simiae window:
- the trmI gene encoding tRNA (adenine(58)-N(1))-methyltransferase TrmI gives MVNTGPFIVGERVQLTDAKGRHYTMELTAGAEFHTHRGAIPHNDIIGLEQGSVVKSSNGTPYLVLRPLLVDYIMSMPRGPQVIYPKDAAQIVHEGDIFPGARVLEAGAGSGALTCSLLRAVGPRGRVVSYEVRADHAEHARRNVNVFFGEAPANWELLVSDLANSELADGSFDRAVLDMLSPWEVLDAVSRLVVAGGVLVIYVATVTQLSKVVEALRAQQCWTEPRSWETIQRGWHVVDLAVRPQHSMRGHTAFLVASRRLAPGTVAPVPLGRKRPGRDG, from the coding sequence GTGGTTAACACCGGTCCCTTCATCGTCGGCGAGCGTGTCCAGCTCACCGACGCCAAAGGCCGGCACTACACGATGGAACTCACGGCAGGCGCCGAGTTTCACACCCACCGCGGCGCGATCCCGCACAACGACATCATCGGCCTGGAGCAGGGCAGCGTGGTCAAGTCGAGCAACGGCACTCCCTATCTGGTGCTACGCCCGCTGCTGGTCGACTACATCATGTCGATGCCGCGCGGCCCGCAGGTCATCTACCCCAAGGACGCCGCCCAGATCGTCCACGAGGGCGACATCTTTCCGGGTGCCCGCGTGCTGGAGGCCGGCGCCGGATCGGGTGCGCTGACCTGTTCGTTGCTGCGCGCGGTGGGGCCCCGAGGGCGGGTCGTCTCCTACGAAGTGCGGGCCGACCACGCCGAGCACGCCCGACGCAACGTCAACGTTTTCTTCGGCGAGGCACCGGCCAACTGGGAGCTGCTGGTCAGCGATCTCGCGAATTCCGAGCTGGCCGACGGCTCCTTCGACCGCGCCGTGCTGGACATGCTGTCCCCGTGGGAGGTGCTGGACGCGGTCTCGCGCCTGGTGGTCGCCGGCGGCGTGCTGGTGATCTACGTGGCCACCGTCACGCAGCTGTCGAAGGTGGTGGAGGCGCTGCGGGCCCAGCAGTGCTGGACCGAACCGCGGTCGTGGGAGACGATTCAGCGCGGTTGGCACGTGGTGGACTTGGCTGTGCGGCCCCAGCATTCGATGCGCGGGCACACCGCGTTCCTGGTGGCCTCGCGGCGGTTGGCGCCGGGCACGGTGGCTCCGGTGCCGTTGGGCCGCAAGCGCCCGGGCCGCGACGGCTAG
- a CDS encoding DUF503 domain-containing protein, with the protein MWIAWLEFDVLLGPELGVRSLKQKRSTIRPVIAELRRRFNVAAAETGSQDLHRRAGIGVAVVSGDRAHAVEVLDAAERLVAAHPEFELLSTRRWMLRSEDYH; encoded by the coding sequence ATGTGGATCGCCTGGCTTGAATTCGATGTGCTGCTGGGCCCGGAGCTTGGGGTGCGATCGCTCAAGCAGAAGCGGTCGACCATCCGGCCGGTCATCGCCGAGTTGCGCCGCAGATTCAACGTCGCGGCCGCCGAGACGGGCTCGCAGGATCTGCATCGGCGCGCGGGCATCGGCGTGGCGGTGGTGTCCGGCGACCGTGCCCACGCGGTCGAGGTGCTCGACGCAGCCGAACGATTGGTGGCCGCCCACCCGGAATTCGAACTGCTGTCGACGCGGCGCTGGATGCTGCGCAGCGAGGATTACCACTAG
- a CDS encoding RecB family exonuclease has translation MTDQPQDPARAASRPPSRPALSPSRAADFKQCPLLYRFRAIDRLPEPPSTAQIRGSVVHAALEQLYGLPAASRGPQTAISLVEAAWEQVLAAEPDRIGELDSLQRTQVLEEARALLSGYYRLEDPTRFDPQCCEQRVEVELADGTLLRGFIDRIDLAATGELRVVDYKTGKAPPEARALAEFKAMFQMKFYAVALLRTRGVPPTRLRLIYLADGQVLDYSPDLDELLRFEKTLMAIWRAIQSAGATGDFRPSQSRLCDWCPHHEYCPVFGGTPPPYPGWPEPVRAEEVSRPTEPAA, from the coding sequence ATGACCGACCAGCCGCAAGACCCGGCCCGGGCGGCTTCGCGACCACCTTCGCGACCAGCACTGTCACCGTCGCGTGCGGCGGACTTCAAGCAGTGCCCGCTGCTGTACCGGTTCCGGGCGATCGACCGGCTGCCCGAGCCGCCGTCGACGGCCCAGATCCGCGGATCGGTGGTGCACGCCGCGCTGGAGCAACTGTATGGTCTGCCGGCCGCATCGCGCGGGCCACAGACGGCGATATCCCTGGTGGAGGCCGCCTGGGAGCAGGTGCTCGCCGCCGAGCCCGACCGGATCGGCGAGCTGGACTCCCTGCAGCGGACCCAGGTGCTCGAGGAAGCCCGGGCACTGCTGTCCGGCTATTACCGGCTGGAAGACCCGACCCGATTCGACCCGCAGTGTTGCGAGCAACGGGTGGAGGTGGAACTCGCCGACGGCACCCTGCTGCGTGGGTTCATCGACCGGATCGACCTCGCCGCCACCGGGGAGCTGCGGGTGGTCGACTACAAGACCGGCAAGGCGCCCCCCGAAGCGCGGGCATTGGCCGAATTCAAGGCGATGTTCCAGATGAAGTTCTACGCCGTGGCGCTGCTGCGTACCCGCGGCGTGCCCCCCACCCGATTGCGGCTCATCTACCTCGCCGACGGTCAGGTGCTCGACTACTCCCCCGACCTCGACGAGCTGCTGCGCTTCGAGAAGACGCTGATGGCGATCTGGCGCGCCATCCAATCTGCCGGCGCCACAGGTGATTTCCGGCCCAGCCAGTCGCGGCTGTGCGACTGGTGCCCGCACCACGAGTACTGTCCGGTGTTCGGCGGAACCCCGCCGCCCTACCCTGGCTGGCCGGAACCTGTGCGCGCGGAAGAAGTTTCGCGGCCGACCGAACCTGCGGCCTGA